From Bosea sp. NBC_00550, the proteins below share one genomic window:
- a CDS encoding MarR family winged helix-turn-helix transcriptional regulator produces the protein MTTKPPAPDPENQALHLERFLPYRLNVVGTLGGRALGRIYGEHFGIGIPEWRVVAQLGEFGKLTSRDIGELAQMHKTKVSRAVTELEKRGLVSRAENRQDRRESFATLTAAGRRIYNQIVPLALGFEARWLEGIAPDELKVFERVLSTLTERGRHLAGNYRDEDGA, from the coding sequence ATGACAACGAAACCGCCAGCACCCGATCCGGAAAACCAGGCGCTCCATCTGGAGCGCTTCCTGCCCTATCGCCTCAACGTCGTGGGCACGCTGGGCGGCCGCGCGCTCGGGCGCATCTATGGCGAGCATTTCGGCATCGGCATCCCGGAATGGCGGGTGGTGGCGCAGCTCGGCGAGTTCGGCAAGCTGACCTCGCGCGACATCGGCGAGCTCGCCCAGATGCACAAGACCAAGGTCTCGCGCGCTGTCACCGAGCTGGAGAAACGCGGCCTCGTCTCGCGTGCGGAGAACCGGCAGGACCGGCGCGAATCCTTCGCGACGCTGACTGCTGCCGGCCGGCGCATCTACAACCAGATCGTGCCGCTGGCGCTCGGCTTCGAGGCGCGCTGGCTCGAGGGCATCGCGCCCGACGAGCTCAAGGTGTTCGAGCGCGTGCTCTCGACGCTGACCGAGCGCGGCCGCCACCTCGCCGGCAACTATCGTGACGAGGACGGGGCGTAG
- a CDS encoding TRAP transporter substrate-binding protein: MERRSFLKTGALAAAATSVAMPAIAQSQPEVKWRLTSSFPKSLDTIFGTAQQFSKYVSEATDGKFDIQVFAPGEIVPGLQALDAVSSGTVECAHSPTYFYIGKDPTLGLGTGIPFGLNARQQHSWWYFGGGEQIVNGVLDRFNAYSIPCGNSGCQMGGFFRKELTGLDDLKGLKFRIGGMGGAVLAKLGVVPTQIAPGDVYPALERGTIDAAEFVGPYDDEKLGFIRVAKYYYYPGWWEGGAMLHLIIGKDAWAKLPKHYQAIVQNACEAANNWMLAKYDFVNPGGLRRLVSQGAQLRGFPLPVMEAALKAAEEYYAETSAKSPDFKKGYDSMVAFRGENLLWWQVAELSYDSFMNRLKAR; the protein is encoded by the coding sequence ATGGAACGTCGCAGCTTTTTGAAAACGGGGGCGCTCGCCGCCGCGGCGACTTCGGTCGCGATGCCGGCGATCGCTCAGTCCCAGCCCGAGGTGAAATGGCGGTTGACCTCGAGCTTCCCGAAGTCGCTCGACACGATCTTCGGCACAGCGCAGCAGTTCTCGAAATACGTATCCGAGGCGACCGACGGCAAGTTCGACATCCAGGTCTTCGCACCCGGCGAGATCGTGCCCGGCCTGCAGGCGCTCGATGCCGTCTCCTCCGGCACGGTCGAATGCGCGCATTCCCCCACCTATTTCTACATCGGCAAGGACCCGACGCTCGGGCTCGGCACCGGCATCCCCTTCGGCCTCAACGCCCGCCAGCAGCATAGCTGGTGGTATTTCGGCGGCGGCGAGCAGATCGTGAACGGCGTGCTCGACCGCTTCAATGCCTATTCGATCCCCTGCGGCAATTCCGGCTGCCAGATGGGCGGCTTCTTCCGCAAGGAACTCACTGGTCTCGACGACCTCAAGGGGCTGAAGTTCCGCATCGGCGGCATGGGCGGCGCGGTTCTCGCCAAGCTCGGCGTGGTGCCGACGCAGATCGCGCCCGGCGACGTCTATCCGGCGCTGGAGCGCGGCACGATCGACGCGGCCGAGTTCGTCGGCCCCTATGACGACGAGAAGCTCGGCTTCATCCGCGTCGCGAAATACTACTACTACCCCGGCTGGTGGGAGGGCGGCGCAATGCTGCACCTGATCATCGGCAAGGATGCCTGGGCCAAGCTGCCGAAGCACTATCAGGCCATCGTCCAGAACGCCTGCGAAGCGGCCAACAACTGGATGTTGGCGAAGTACGACTTCGTGAACCCCGGCGGCCTGCGCCGGTTGGTCTCGCAGGGCGCGCAGCTGCGCGGCTTCCCGCTGCCGGTCATGGAAGCGGCGCTCAAGGCGGCCGAGGAGTATTACGCCGAAACCAGCGCCAAAAGCCCGGACTTCAAGAAGGGCTACGATTCGATGGTCGCCTTCCGTGGCGAGAACCTGCTCTGGTGGCAGGTGGCAGAGCTGTCCTACGACTCGTTCATGAACAGGCTGAAGGCGCGCTGA
- a CDS encoding fumarylacetoacetate hydrolase family protein, which produces MKLASLSHGRDGRLVVVSRDLTRATDAFPVVATLQAALDDWERHAPRLADLAESLEHGSVPSFRFHEHHCAAPLPRAYQWLDGSAYVNHVDLVRKARGAAMPDSFWTDPLMYQGGSDVTLGPRQPVLARSEEDGIDFEAEIAVVTGDVPMGASRAEALGHIRLIMLANDVSLRNRIPGELAKGFGFVQSKPASAFSPVAVTPDELGSAWQDGKLSLPLLAQVNGTLFGKPDAGVDMTFDFGTLVAHAAATRRLSAGTIIGSGTVSNRDSDGGPGRPAAEGGLGYACIAEQRMVETIRQGEPQTPFLRFGDTVRIEMKDAAGHSIFGAIEQEILPHV; this is translated from the coding sequence ATGAAGCTTGCCTCGCTCTCGCATGGCCGTGATGGCCGCCTCGTCGTCGTCTCGCGGGACCTGACGCGGGCGACCGACGCCTTTCCCGTCGTCGCGACCCTGCAGGCGGCACTGGACGACTGGGAGCGCCATGCCCCGCGTCTGGCCGACCTTGCCGAGAGTCTGGAGCACGGCTCGGTGCCGTCCTTCCGCTTTCATGAGCACCATTGCGCCGCGCCGCTGCCGCGCGCCTATCAGTGGCTCGACGGCTCGGCCTATGTGAACCATGTCGATCTCGTCCGGAAGGCGCGCGGCGCGGCCATGCCGGACAGTTTCTGGACCGATCCGCTGATGTACCAGGGCGGCAGCGACGTCACACTCGGGCCGCGCCAGCCGGTGCTGGCACGCAGCGAGGAGGACGGCATCGATTTCGAGGCCGAGATCGCGGTCGTGACCGGCGACGTGCCGATGGGTGCGAGCCGCGCCGAGGCGCTCGGGCACATCCGGCTCATCATGCTCGCAAACGACGTGAGCCTGCGGAATCGGATTCCCGGCGAATTAGCGAAAGGCTTTGGATTCGTTCAGTCAAAGCCTGCCTCGGCCTTCTCCCCGGTCGCGGTCACGCCGGACGAGCTCGGCTCCGCCTGGCAGGACGGCAAGCTCAGCCTGCCGCTGCTGGCCCAGGTTAACGGCACGCTCTTCGGCAAGCCCGATGCCGGTGTCGACATGACTTTCGATTTCGGCACGCTCGTCGCCCACGCCGCCGCGACGCGGCGCCTCTCCGCCGGAACGATCATCGGCTCCGGCACGGTCTCGAACCGCGATTCCGATGGCGGCCCCGGCAGGCCTGCCGCGGAGGGCGGGCTGGGCTATGCCTGCATCGCCGAGCAGCGCATGGTCGAGACGATTCGCCAGGGCGAGCCGCAGACGCCGTTCCTGCGCTTCGGCGACACGGTCCGCATCGAGATGAAGGATGCCGCCGGGCATTCGATCTTCGGCGCGATCGAACAGGAGATCCTGCCTCATGTCTAA